Proteins from a genomic interval of Physeter macrocephalus isolate SW-GA chromosome 21, ASM283717v5, whole genome shotgun sequence:
- the RTL5 gene encoding retrotransposon Gag-like protein 5: MSEAAGNLNSLRMANVALREELNALRGENANLGLQLGRALAEVNSLRGNVSSYMRWPVPVVPVLSEENFEFPLSEIDAVPEGELPFLCWPPPRAEPEYAPDELLISVIQDCGTTGGPADPPPLPSPPPPALPPPSAKELPPQPPLPPLERPEIEPFSGDPVYLAEFLMQLETFIADHEDHFPGGAERVSFLISFFAGEAKDWAVSVTQEGSPLHANFPRFLDEIRKEFCGPIPPSVAKKAIRKLKQGDCTLGSYADAFQFLAQFLSWDDCRLQNQFLKGLSEFFRKELLWSTEMADLDELILECVEIERKVRVPKPIPLPGVRNIFFPFAADRNVEGEEGEECHSGDEDEEACRLRLQDKDQGRRVRAIQQETRGEEGEKRGKREEEMRKKERKQKGEADEEEEEEEEEEVEEEEAEEEEEEGMRKKRKKEEEDQNKDEKDDEHEGDRQEPGQELEQEPEQEQETEDETQDDDLDELMEIEPTYANASSQTSGYYHENFLDVSPPIIQPSRRRNQNRVPLLEGLPGTNSPFYSSPPLIRRAGRLGQRQIRRRPPVLFRLTPRQGGHRAARGRIRV, from the coding sequence ATGTCCGAGGCGGCCGGGAATCTCAATAGCCTCCGCATGGCGAACGTGGCCCTGCGAGAAGAATTAAATGCCCTTCGCGGGGAGAATGCCAATCTGGGCCTTCAGCTCGGCAGAGCCCTGGCCGAGGTCAATTCCTTGCGGGGCAATGTCTCGAGCTACATGCGCTGGCCGGTGCCCGTGGTGCCCGTCCTTTCCGAGGAGAACTTTGAGTTCCCGCTCAGTGAGATCGACGCCGTTCCTGAGGGAGAACTGCCCTTCCTGTGCTGGCCTCCCCCGCGCGCTGAGCCCGAGTACGCCCCAGACGAACTGTTGATTAGCGTGATCCAGGATTGCGGCACTACCGGCGGGCCCGCCGACCCACCCCCGCTGCCCAGCCCGCCCCCGCCGGCGCTGCCCCCGCCCTCGGCCAAGGAGCTGCCCCCGCAGCCTCCTCTGCCGCCTCTGGAGCGTCCCGAGATAGAACCCTTCTCGGGCGACCCAGTCTACCTGGCTGAATTCCTGATGCAGCTAGAGACTTTCATAGCCGATCATGAGGATCATTTCCCCGGGGGCGCTGAGCGGGTGTCCTTTCTGATCTCCTTTTTCGCTGGTGAAGCCAAGGACTGGGCCGTCTCAGTCACCCAGGAAGGAAGCCCCCTGCATGCCAACTTCCCGCGCTTCCTGGATGAAATCCGTAAGGAATTCTGTGGCCCCATCCCCCCAAGCGTGGCAAAAAAAGCCATCCGCAAGCTCAAGCAGGGAGACTGTACCCTGGGCAGCTATGCAGATGCTTTTCAGTTCCTGGCTCAATTCTTGTCTTGGGATGACTGCCGCCTTCAAAACCAATTCCTCAAAGGCCTGTCAGAATTCTTCCGCAAGGAGCTCTTATGGTCAACTGAAATGGCCGACCTGGACGAGCTGATTCTCGAGTGCGTGGAGATAGAAAGAAAAGTGCGTGTCCCCAAGCCAATCCCACTCCCTGGGGTTCGCAATATCTTCTTCCCTTTTGCAGCAGACCGTAATGTTGAAGGTGAAGAGGGAGAAGAGTGCCACAGTGGGGATGAAGATGAAGAGGCATGCAGGCTCCGGCTCCAGGACAAGGACCAGGGGAGGCGCGTGAGAGCTATTCAGCAAGAGAccaggggggaggagggggagaagagggggaagagggaggaagagatgaGGAAGAAGGAGCGGAAACAAAAAGGGGAGGCggacgaggaggaggaagaagaagaggaggaggaagtagaggaggaggaagcagaggaggaagaggaggaggggatgaggaagaagaggaagaaggaggaggaagatcaGAATAAGGATGAGAAAGACGATGAACATGAGGGTGACCGCCAGGAACCGGGGCAGGAGCTCGAGCAGGAGCCAGAACAGGAGCAAGAGACAGAGGATGAGACCCAAGATGATGACCTGGATGAGCTGATGGAGATAGAGCCCACCTACGCCAATGCTTCATCCCAGACTTCTGGCTACTATCATGAAAATTTCCTAGATGTGTCACCTCCCATCATACAGCCCAGCAGACGGAGGAACCAGAATCGAGTCCCACTTCTGGAGGGCCTTCCAGGTACCAATTCCCCATTCTACAGTTCGCCGCCACTGATTCGCCGGGCAGGTCGCCTGGGGCAACGCCAAATACGACGCCGTCCCCCGGTGCTATTCCGCCTCACTCCGAGGCAGGGGGGCCACCGGGCTGCGCGGGGCCGCATTCGCGTGTGA